A window of Sphaeramia orbicularis chromosome 8, fSphaOr1.1, whole genome shotgun sequence genomic DNA:
tgaaaccaatgccaaaatgttggttggacaatgctctacaaatcatccactgacactgatgacctatctccaacaggaagtttgcaatatgcctttcaaaataaaatttttaaaactaactccgatgacaccgtttgtcgtattgacttctaaatagcgccaaaagatacagtgaaatgtccttaataaaacaatttcacaccttttccataactgtcttagttttttttttacaagcctgcaaagttgcaatgtttggaactcatttttcactttggagtttttccccacatgtgacatatctacgcgttcacgggactcagcacaactctcacatccaaaactttttgagataggaggtacggttattgatttataacagtttgtttattttcatactttttcggctttagactgccatttgacccccttaacatgctccaaaactcaccaaatttgccatgtatgtcatggctggtgaacactttcattcaatatcaaaattaaccccttgtgtgccaaaatggactctgtagcgccacctatgtactaaaaaacacacaaaatctgccctagcggccagtaggaatgtcacagaaacatgaaacaaatgccaaatgttggtctgattaagcccgacaaatcctacactgacactcatgagctaactccaacaggaagttggcaatctgcctttgaaagttactatacgtttctgcaattactgcttagtcatttcagacctttgaataaaaagttatacctcattaaattcccacaagtctgcagaatccaaaagtgaaagaatttttcagatccgacctacggttatggaataatggcgattttttgaagactatgtttactttcacttttaacaatgacaaagtccctataaaacttttcctggtgcacagctgtatgtgtctgtccttagtgtagtggttcatgtagctgcctatgaaacaagaggacccaggttcaaatcctaaacaatccaatttttttttttttttttttcttctttcttcattttaaaacaggttttactggattgtattttggatattggaaattttgcacacattcaaaagtacactgagtacattttttctaaataaaaccctaaataccaataatacaaaatttctattacataacttcttttcatttttatgaccaaacactcaactgtttgtgcaatgtttcttcattcaaaagtactctttctcacagacacacatgctcacacaatagggttttttcaaaataaaagccttaaatgtgagaaatcatcactttaatgctcaattatttatacaatttcaattcatttttcaaactgattctttctctcacatacaaaacaaatgcacatgcacacagtaggttttccaaactaaaagtgtcattttaaaggtgatggtggtttcNNNNNNNNNNNNNTAGAAAAGCAGCCCACCATTAGTCTCTGGTCTGATGTGTAAGTTTGTTTTGCTAGGCTTTTGAATTTAGCTACTGTTGTTGTAATATTAAGAAAATGTTATGCAGTATTGACCAACTCTCTACATCAGTAAAGAGTGTTTTTTTCCCAGTGCTGCCTTTGTAATAAGATACAACATAAAATATATGATGCAAAATATCCATTAATTACATGCGAGGGAATTTCTCCACTATATCACACTACTGACAAATTACTTTACCTTATCAATTTCAGAGAATTCAATTCGCTCTTCCAGTGTGCAGCTCCGGCCAATTGGAGAGATGTTGAGCATGCCATTTCTGAACTCAATGAATGTTCCCCTGCAGACAGAAAGAAATATGTAGAGGCAAGAGGGTGTAACAAAGACAGAAAATTGAGTTTGGTTATATAACTGCCAAAAATAGAAAGTTTAATAGGTATGTTGTAATGTTATTCCTTCTAAGAGAGACATCTTCCCTCCCAACTGACAGACAAATACATGTGACATTCAAGGACTGCAGGAAAGAAATAACTGtgttattgtaaataaatggtagTCACACTGTCCTGTAAGTTTTGGTCATAGTCTCACCTTTTCTTTGGCAGCTTGATGAGTCCCATGTAGCTGAGGCAAAAGTTGATCAGGTCCTGCAGCAGCTCCTCACCGATTTGGTTCTGAATAGCCTGTCAAATGATAATAATCTCCATTAACAAATAAAATACCTTACCCTACACTAGCGTGTGCTCCATCAGGTTCAGGTGCATGAACATACAGTACTTTATCTCACTCTTAAACAAAGGACCTAACTTGTATAGATTTTCTTCACGATGCTTTATTTGACAAAATCCACTAAATACAATCAGAAACCTTCCTTGACAAAACCCAAATTTTCAGTACATATATGAATTATAAGAGGAAGGATTTACAGTGtagtaattttatattttttcacttaCATGTTTTGAGAGGAGTTTCCCATCCTTGTACTGCACTGTCCCATTTTCAGCAAACACATAGTCAAACTTGTGGATCACTGCAAACCAGAAGACAGGTAGGTGAATGTAGCTAAATGTGCAAATCTGAACATCTGACATCTGAAGGACAAAACGCTCTGGTTGCAGATTATATGTAACACTACCTTTTCTAAAACTTTAATCTCTCTTTCCCACTCACTTCATGAATCACTGTCTCTCCAAGTGGGTCCTAAATATCACAAAACCTGCTACTGAAACAAGCTGCCAGGTGATCATGTGGTGTATGCAATTTTAAATAATAAAGTCATTTAACTGACCATTTTAATACCGTATTTTGTCATTTCTCAAAAGTGTGTTGTTACAGTTGTTATCATCCTATTTTGAATAGAGCTGCTATACATTTTCAGTCCATTTAGGGTGATATTTTGTGGTCTCTATATTATCAACTGGCATAGTTTACATCATGAGGCATGGAAGGAGTGCTCTGCCACCTTTAACATACTTGGCATGAGAAACCACATGGCTCCCTAGGCACAATACATGTACATTCCAGTTGTGACCTAACACTTACTCATAAACTAGACTGTTCTGTTGTCCTGCCAATCTAGTGTGTGTTAACTCAGCTGGAGGGTTGGCACTGCTATGGTGGTGGGTTTGGGACTCACTTTAAAGTAGATCTAAGTAATGGAATGATTGTGAGAGATATTTCAGTAGTCATCAGAGAAATCATCATTAGAGAAAGagatcattatcattaaaaaagatCATTAGAGAAAGTCAGTAGTGTAGAAACAGTTTGAAAGTAGTTTCCACGCATCCTGAATAATGTCATTAATTAACTTACAACATCTATGACATACATTGTGCTTTTCTACAAACATGGAATGAGAGCTATTCTGATTCATGAACATAATTTTAAACTGTTCAGGGGTTTACAATCAAAAATTGGTACCAATAATAGGTAAATAGGTTTGACACCTGGAAGTTTGGTTCCCACAAAAAAACAGTTGCTGTGTGCACCACTGGGTGTGTCACATTACAAAAACATTCTACAGCTAGGTGGAGTAATACAAATCATTTCACTAAACAGTTTCTTCGTTAGACTTATGTGGATTTAGAAGAATAGTAATTGTAACGGAAATGTCACAGCTGAAATAAACCCTAGTAAGAAAGCTACGGACGTGTGTGTTTTTGCTGGTTTTGTCCTGATAAGTTGATTATCCAGCACCAAGCAAGATTATTCACTACTGGGATTTGCATATAGGGTGCTCTGATGAACGTGGTGCAGCACTCTGTTTGTTTAGAATGGTTCCACTCAAAACCTGTGGAAATGTTGGCTGGTTTATCAAACTATACTAAGATTTCCAGAGTTAAAACTGATTGAAGAACTAGAAGAATTTATTTACACAGATAAAGAACGAGGAAGTCTAAAGTGCTTTGTTTGTACAGAGGATCTCTCTGCTGTTATAAGCTTTGTCACTGTTGTCTCTGTATTAAGTGTCTATTATGCTGCATAACTTCGGTCAACTCATGGCCTAAATCCCATTTTCTTCCCCAGGGGCCCATCCTCTCTGGACTACTCCCTGTGGTCTGGCATCCAATTAAGCAGAGGCTACAATAAAACATGTCAGGCCAAGCGGTGTAAAGGATGTGAAGCTTTTAAAGTGTCTGTGGTTGAGGCAGGAAAAGGCTCGCTCACCATCATCTCCCTCCCCGAGTTGTTCTGCTATCTTGGAGTAGTCTGACCCTCCCACAATGCCAATTTTCACTTTTCTCCGCAGGGTTTGGAAGAACTCATCTAGCTGTGGGTCAATTTTCTGTGGAATGGGAACAAAATACACTGCATGTTATCACTTTCGATTAACTAACAGAGCCTCTAGCACAGACAAACAAGTctaaacatgcaaaaaaatgtttgGCAACTTTAAAAAGAGGGGACATAACAGCAGGATTTGCTTTTGTGTGTtgtctttgggttttttttttgctttggaaTAGAGCCCATTTTCCAGCATATGGAAGAAACGCCTGAGCTACACACAGGGGAGACCGGATTATTATGTAATATCTGGGCAATGGTGGGCTCTGCACACATCCAACTGTTACCTTACATGCACTGACCCAAAACAGTGCatgtaaaacaaaatgaacagaaaactcATGGAAAACAATCACTCAATGAACAGCCAAACCATCAATGAATTGATCACAGTTTTTCTCTTACATATAATTAAAAGTTTGGAAATTATTATTCCCTGTATACATTTTATAAAAACAGCCATTCAACATGACCTTTCCATATTCTGCAGTTAAATTACTAATATGATATTAATTTACATGTTACTTGTTATTAAGAAAATTAGGTTTGTGATGGGGCTGTGTGATACAAACATGTCACGTGTCTTTTGCCTTTAATGTAAACAGAAGAAAACCCTTAAGCTTATATGGGATGGCAAGACCGGGACAGTCTGCAAGTGTATTTTGACATAAATAAGTCACAAGACTCTGAACAGACCTGTAATCTACCAGTCTAGACCAGCATATGGGTAGGTTCTTATTTCACTGTGATGTAATTCTGATGTTTTGTGCagaggaaaagcaaaaaa
This region includes:
- the LOC115423352 gene encoding phosphomannomutase 1-like → MSCKTCKSEVIFVEREGAMGESRGFSTDRNILCLFDVDGTLTPPREKIDPQLDEFFQTLRRKVKIGIVGGSDYSKIAEQLGEGDDVIHKFDYVFAENGTVQYKDGKLLSKHAIQNQIGEELLQDLINFCLSYMGLIKLPKKRGTFIEFRNGMLNISPIGRSCTLEERIEFSEIDKVK